One genomic region from Methanocaldococcus fervens AG86 encodes:
- the lonB gene encoding ATP-dependent protease LonB encodes MFSIKFKTTEELPEPSPRLIDQVIGQEEAVKIVLSAVKNKRNVILLGEPGVGKSMIVKAVGEILSDFGEFTPYYVIAKPNLKNMERPIVEVIDGEYKEDLKEIPKLNFKTPSSTTLILIMVAAILLSQYLLKGIPQEYLLAAVTITSLIVLIFGFVIILTSIMGASKASMGNNINPMDLKPVLLYECKKRPLVRASAYNVTRLLGDIKHCPLGGRPPLGTPPHKRIILGAIHEAHRGILYVDEIKTMPLEVQDYILTALQDKQLPISGRNPNSSGATVETNPIPCDFILIMSGNMDDVYNLRAPLLDRIDYKIVLKNKMDNTLENRDKLLQFIVQEIKNNNLNPMTYDGCCEVVRIAQYLAGSKDKLTLRLRLLANIIKMANDVAMGKDIEEILGNFDEEGNYKPETQKDKNNKVYITAEHIRKVFDTGIYSMEKQVALNYIKNFKRYKHIVPNDEPKVGVVYGLAVLGAGGIGDVTKIIVQILDSKNPGTHLLNISGDIAKHSITLASALSKKLVAEKKLPLPKKDIDLNNKEIYIQFSQSYSKIDGDSATAAVCLAIISALLDIPLKQDFAITGSLDLSGNVLAIGGVNEKIEAAKRYGFKRVIIPEANMVDVIETEGIEIIPVKTLDEIIPLVFDLDNIKIEQN; translated from the coding sequence ATGTTTTCAATAAAATTTAAAACTACCGAAGAATTGCCTGAACCTTCACCAAGGTTAATTGACCAAGTTATTGGACAAGAGGAAGCTGTTAAAATTGTATTATCTGCTGTAAAAAATAAAAGAAATGTTATTTTATTAGGGGAGCCTGGTGTAGGAAAGTCCATGATAGTTAAAGCAGTTGGGGAAATTTTATCTGATTTTGGAGAATTTACACCTTACTATGTCATTGCTAAACCAAATTTAAAGAATATGGAAAGACCGATAGTTGAAGTCATAGATGGAGAGTACAAAGAGGATTTAAAAGAAATTCCAAAATTGAACTTTAAAACCCCAAGCTCTACAACACTAATCTTAATAATGGTTGCTGCAATCTTGCTCTCCCAGTATCTTTTAAAAGGCATACCTCAAGAGTATCTACTTGCCGCTGTAACCATAACTTCTTTAATAGTTTTAATCTTTGGATTTGTAATTATATTAACGAGCATAATGGGAGCTTCAAAAGCTTCGATGGGAAATAACATAAATCCAATGGATTTAAAACCAGTCCTCTTATATGAATGCAAAAAAAGACCTCTTGTTAGAGCTAGTGCATATAATGTAACAAGACTATTAGGAGATATAAAGCACTGCCCATTAGGTGGAAGACCACCTTTAGGGACTCCTCCACACAAAAGGATTATATTAGGGGCTATTCATGAAGCACATAGGGGAATTTTATATGTTGATGAAATAAAGACAATGCCTTTGGAAGTTCAAGATTATATTTTAACTGCTTTACAAGATAAACAACTTCCAATTAGTGGAAGAAATCCAAATTCAAGTGGAGCTACAGTAGAGACCAATCCAATACCTTGTGATTTCATCTTAATAATGTCTGGAAATATGGATGATGTTTATAACTTAAGAGCTCCATTGTTGGATAGGATTGACTATAAAATAGTTTTAAAGAACAAAATGGACAATACCTTAGAAAATAGGGATAAATTATTGCAGTTTATAGTACAAGAGATAAAAAACAACAACTTAAATCCAATGACATACGATGGATGTTGCGAAGTTGTTAGAATTGCTCAATATTTAGCTGGCTCCAAAGATAAATTAACCTTAAGGTTGAGGTTGTTAGCCAATATAATAAAAATGGCAAATGATGTGGCAATGGGTAAAGATATTGAGGAGATATTAGGTAACTTTGATGAAGAAGGAAACTACAAGCCAGAAACTCAAAAAGATAAAAATAACAAGGTCTATATAACTGCAGAGCATATAAGAAAGGTGTTTGATACTGGAATCTACAGCATGGAGAAGCAAGTGGCATTAAACTACATAAAAAACTTCAAGAGATACAAGCATATAGTACCAAATGACGAGCCAAAAGTTGGAGTTGTTTATGGCTTAGCTGTCTTAGGAGCTGGAGGCATTGGCGATGTGACAAAAATTATAGTTCAAATATTGGACTCAAAGAATCCGGGAACTCATCTGTTAAACATAAGTGGGGATATTGCAAAGCACTCCATAACTTTGGCATCTGCCTTATCAAAAAAATTGGTGGCTGAGAAAAAACTTCCTCTACCTAAGAAAGATATTGATTTAAATAACAAGGAGATATATATACAATTTAGCCAGTCATATTCAAAGATTGATGGAGATAGTGCTACAGCAGCTGTTTGCTTAGCCATAATCTCAGCTCTATTGGATATTCCATTAAAGCAAGATTTTGCCATAACTGGAAGCTTGGATTTAAGTGGAAACGTTTTAGCAATTGGTGGGGTTAACGAAAAGATAGAAGCCGCTAAAAGATATGGATTCAAGAGGGTTATTATCCCAGAGGCAAATATGGTAGATGTCATTGAGACAGAAGGGATAGAAATTATTCCTGTAAAAACTTTAGATGAAATAATTCCTCTTGTATTTGATTTGGATAATATAAAAATTGAGCAAAATTAA
- a CDS encoding adenylate kinase family protein yields MRIAITGTPGVGKTTVSKVLGNKFGIKVIDITEAVKKHKLYTEKDEEMDSYVIDFEKLENFIKEIEEKEKVIILDGHVSHLLNPDYTIVLRCNPEIIKERLEKRGYKPKKVLENIQAEILDVCLCESKGKIYEIDTTGRDVEDIVSEIIEAIKNKKERKGIVDWTEKYFDYLTLEIR; encoded by the coding sequence ATGAGGATTGCTATAACTGGAACCCCAGGAGTTGGAAAAACTACAGTGTCAAAAGTTTTAGGGAATAAATTTGGAATAAAGGTTATTGATATAACTGAGGCCGTTAAAAAACATAAGCTATACACTGAGAAAGATGAAGAAATGGACTCTTATGTCATTGATTTTGAGAAATTAGAAAATTTTATTAAAGAAATTGAAGAGAAGGAAAAAGTTATTATATTGGATGGCCATGTCTCCCATCTTTTAAACCCTGATTACACCATCGTGCTCAGATGCAATCCAGAGATTATTAAAGAAAGATTGGAGAAAAGAGGTTATAAGCCAAAAAAGGTTTTAGAGAATATTCAAGCTGAGATTTTAGACGTCTGTCTATGTGAAAGTAAGGGTAAGATTTATGAAATAGATACAACAGGTAGGGATGTAGAAGATATAGTTAGTGAAATTATTGAAGCTATAAAAAATAAAAAAGAGAGAAAAGGGATTGTAGATTGGACGGAAAAATATTTTGATTATTTAACTTTGGAGATTAGATAA
- the glmS gene encoding glutamine--fructose-6-phosphate transaminase (isomerizing), which translates to MCGIIGYIGDDKAAKILLNGLRRLEYRGYDSCGIGVIDDDKLIIKKNVGKVEEVAEKEGFLDVNGSVAIGHSRWATHGNVSRENAHPHTDCKGEIAVVHNGIISNYKEIKEDLIKKGHKFKSETDTEVVPHLIEDELKKFKEVNEENYIKAVINAIKKLKGTYALAIINKNFPNLLIGARNESPLILGVGNNCYFLGSDITAFLDYTNKAIPLEDGDIVIVKKDRDDYNIIIENDGVVVNREVMEINWDISSAEKMGYPHFMLKEIMEQPEVLKVSAKISAEEIKKLAECIKDYDRVYFVAMGTSLHAAMVAEYLFAKLGKLVIACDASEFLNKGVVDEKTLVIGITQSGETYDTLKALRFAKKNKAKTGVIVNVLGSTATREADITIMMGAEIEISVCATKTYTSQLMILYRLFVEYGKVLGRDMSIYEKEIEKIPDYVKQVLDKKDVIKGIANNLKANNYIFISKGINIASALEGALKFKEITYLHAEGMSGGMLKHGTISLIDENMDTIAIVPPRSSLVFNSILSNIEEVKARNGKVVAITPVEIDGVKNILVPNVIEEISPIVYAPAFQLLAYYKAVELGRDVDKPRGLAKSVTVE; encoded by the coding sequence ATGTGTGGTATTATTGGTTATATTGGTGATGACAAGGCAGCAAAAATCTTATTGAATGGGTTGAGGAGGTTGGAGTATAGAGGCTATGATAGCTGTGGTATAGGTGTTATTGATGATGATAAATTAATTATCAAAAAAAATGTAGGGAAAGTTGAGGAAGTGGCTGAAAAAGAAGGATTTCTAGATGTTAATGGTAGTGTAGCAATCGGACACTCAAGATGGGCAACACATGGAAATGTTAGCAGAGAAAATGCCCATCCACACACTGATTGCAAAGGAGAGATTGCAGTTGTTCATAATGGAATTATAAGCAATTATAAAGAGATAAAAGAGGACTTAATAAAGAAGGGGCATAAATTTAAATCAGAGACGGATACTGAGGTAGTTCCTCACTTAATTGAAGATGAGTTAAAGAAATTTAAAGAAGTTAATGAAGAAAATTACATAAAAGCTGTTATAAATGCAATTAAAAAGTTAAAAGGAACTTATGCACTGGCTATAATAAACAAAAACTTCCCTAATCTGTTGATTGGAGCAAGAAATGAAAGTCCATTGATATTGGGTGTGGGAAATAACTGCTATTTTTTAGGAAGTGATATAACTGCCTTCTTAGATTACACAAATAAAGCAATCCCATTGGAAGATGGGGATATTGTAATTGTTAAAAAGGATAGGGATGATTACAATATCATTATAGAGAATGATGGAGTTGTGGTTAATAGGGAGGTAATGGAGATTAATTGGGATATAAGTTCTGCTGAAAAGATGGGTTATCCTCACTTCATGCTAAAAGAAATCATGGAACAGCCAGAGGTTTTAAAGGTCTCTGCTAAAATATCTGCCGAAGAAATTAAAAAATTGGCTGAATGCATTAAAGATTATGATAGGGTTTATTTTGTGGCTATGGGAACTTCCTTACACGCGGCAATGGTTGCAGAGTATTTGTTTGCAAAACTTGGAAAGTTGGTTATTGCCTGTGATGCCTCTGAATTTTTAAATAAAGGAGTTGTTGATGAAAAAACATTAGTTATTGGAATTACGCAGAGTGGAGAGACCTACGATACTTTAAAGGCATTAAGATTTGCTAAAAAAAATAAAGCTAAAACAGGAGTTATAGTTAATGTTTTGGGAAGCACTGCCACAAGAGAGGCAGATATAACGATTATGATGGGGGCGGAGATAGAGATATCTGTCTGTGCTACAAAAACATACACCTCCCAATTGATGATACTTTATAGGTTGTTTGTTGAATATGGAAAAGTTTTGGGTAGGGATATGAGCATTTATGAAAAAGAGATTGAAAAAATTCCTGATTATGTAAAACAGGTTTTAGATAAAAAAGATGTTATTAAGGGTATAGCCAATAATTTAAAAGCAAATAACTACATATTTATATCTAAGGGAATAAATATTGCAAGTGCATTGGAAGGGGCTTTAAAGTTTAAGGAAATAACCTATTTGCATGCTGAGGGAATGAGTGGAGGAATGTTAAAGCATGGGACAATATCTTTAATTGATGAAAATATGGATACAATTGCCATTGTCCCTCCAAGAAGTTCATTGGTATTTAACTCTATATTATCGAATATTGAAGAGGTTAAAGCAAGGAATGGAAAGGTTGTAGCAATAACCCCAGTTGAGATAGATGGGGTTAAAAATATTTTGGTTCCAAATGTTATTGAAGAGATATCCCCCATTGTCTATGCCCCTGCCTTTCAATTATTAGCTTATTATAAAGCAGTTGAGTTAGGAAGAGATGTTGATAAACCAAGGGGCTTGGCTAAGAGTGTTACTGTTGAATAA
- the fucA gene encoding L-fuculose phosphate aldolase, whose protein sequence is MDKRQFIEICKKLYERKYVVGSGGNVSVREGNRVYLTPTGSILGFLKEDDIAEMDLDGNIIKGKPTSEKNLHLMIYRKRDDVNAIIHTHSLVSTFLSTINKEIDLLTPEGKIFLKRIGYVDYFEAGSLKLAEETAKRDEDVIILKNHGVVCLGKDLIDAYVKVEVLEEQAKLTLLKLLVKE, encoded by the coding sequence ATGGATAAAAGGCAGTTTATTGAGATATGTAAAAAGCTTTATGAAAGAAAGTACGTTGTTGGTAGTGGGGGAAACGTATCAGTTAGAGAAGGCAATAGAGTCTATTTAACGCCAACCGGATCTATCTTAGGATTTTTAAAGGAGGATGATATTGCTGAGATGGATTTAGACGGCAACATTATAAAAGGAAAGCCAACTTCAGAAAAAAACTTACACTTAATGATTTATAGAAAGAGAGATGATGTAAATGCAATAATTCATACTCATTCACTTGTTTCAACCTTTTTATCAACAATAAATAAGGAGATTGATCTTTTAACACCAGAGGGTAAAATATTTTTAAAGAGAATTGGATATGTCGATTATTTTGAAGCTGGAAGCTTAAAATTGGCTGAAGAAACTGCAAAAAGAGATGAAGATGTAATTATATTAAAAAATCATGGAGTAGTTTGCTTAGGAAAAGATTTAATAGATGCCTATGTAAAGGTGGAAGTTTTAGAAGAGCAGGCAAAACTCACACTTTTAAAACTTCTTGTAAAGGAATAA
- a CDS encoding carbamoyltransferase C-terminal domain-containing protein: protein MILGICDGHNASSSLITKDEILFAMSEERFTRKKNQRGFPENSINYILNKVKSDEIDYVSIGGVFRRGERIKKLKNFQNKINKKFIYFYHHLAHSYLFKLSDFKEALVISIDGGGDGLSFLASIANKNNLEVVAQSDLIDSVGDFYASITELLGFKPMEDEGKVMSLSSYEGKDDIELTTIDYISELKSFRKYLGVIGYEATKALKKLITMDKNQLSFEDKVRISKFAQRTLENIVLKAIDDLSNEYNIKNIVFVGGVAQNVKLNSKIAERYNLFVPPFMGDEGLCLGASLADKRISRISINNTYFGYGIENKKAEKILEELKNKLSGYKIDFVEERDVPEVVGNLILENKVVCLARGKMEFGPRALGNRSIIALPTKENKEKINKKLKRSWFMPFAPTILYEYVDDYLINPRYSPFMTQIFKVREDKIKEIEGVVHVDKTTRPQTLKKESNKTYYEIIKYIYDCIGIPVILNTSFNLHGEPIVCSEEDAIKSFLKADFDALLLGNYLISK from the coding sequence ATGATTCTCGGAATTTGCGATGGACATAATGCAAGCTCTTCCCTAATAACTAAGGATGAGATTTTATTTGCAATGAGTGAAGAGAGATTTACAAGGAAGAAAAATCAGAGAGGATTTCCAGAGAACTCTATAAATTATATTTTAAATAAAGTTAAATCTGATGAAATTGATTATGTTTCTATTGGCGGAGTTTTTAGAAGAGGAGAGAGGATAAAAAAATTAAAAAACTTTCAAAACAAAATAAATAAGAAATTTATCTATTTTTACCACCACTTAGCACATTCTTATTTATTTAAGCTTTCTGACTTTAAAGAGGCGTTAGTTATTTCAATAGATGGGGGAGGAGATGGGCTATCTTTTTTAGCATCAATAGCAAATAAAAATAACTTAGAAGTTGTAGCTCAAAGTGATTTAATAGATTCTGTTGGAGATTTCTATGCATCTATAACCGAGCTTTTAGGATTTAAACCTATGGAGGATGAAGGAAAAGTTATGTCATTATCTTCATATGAAGGAAAAGACGATATAGAGTTAACAACAATAGATTATATAAGCGAATTAAAATCATTTAGGAAGTATTTGGGAGTTATAGGCTATGAAGCTACAAAGGCATTAAAAAAACTTATAACTATGGATAAAAATCAATTATCTTTTGAGGATAAAGTTAGAATATCAAAATTTGCCCAAAGAACTTTAGAAAATATTGTTTTAAAGGCTATTGACGATTTATCTAACGAATACAATATAAAAAACATCGTATTTGTTGGAGGGGTTGCTCAAAACGTTAAATTAAATTCAAAAATAGCTGAAAGATATAATCTGTTTGTTCCACCTTTTATGGGAGATGAAGGGCTGTGTTTAGGGGCAAGCTTAGCTGATAAAAGGATAAGTAGGATAAGTATAAATAACACATACTTTGGCTATGGGATAGAAAATAAAAAAGCTGAAAAAATTTTAGAAGAATTAAAAAATAAATTAAGCGGTTATAAGATAGATTTTGTTGAAGAAAGAGACGTTCCTGAAGTTGTAGGAAATTTAATTTTAGAAAATAAGGTTGTTTGTTTAGCAAGGGGAAAAATGGAATTCGGACCAAGAGCTTTAGGGAATAGGAGTATTATAGCACTACCAACAAAAGAGAATAAAGAAAAAATTAATAAAAAATTAAAAAGAAGTTGGTTTATGCCATTTGCTCCAACAATACTTTATGAATATGTAGATGATTACCTAATAAATCCAAGATACTCTCCATTTATGACTCAAATATTTAAAGTTAGAGAGGATAAGATAAAAGAAATTGAAGGAGTAGTTCATGTGGATAAAACTACAAGACCTCAAACATTAAAAAAAGAATCAAACAAAACCTATTATGAGATAATAAAGTATATTTATGACTGCATAGGGATTCCAGTAATCTTAAATACATCATTTAATTTACATGGTGAGCCGATAGTTTGCAGTGAGGAAGATGCAATAAAAAGCTTTTTAAAAGCAGATTTTGATGCTTTATTGTTGGGGAATTATTTAATATCTAAGTAA
- the comA gene encoding phosphosulfolactate synthase, producing MRAFEFLYKDFERGLTVVLDKGLPPKYVEDYLKVCGDYIDFVKFGWGTSAVINRDVIKEKINYYKDWDIKVYPGGTLFEYAYVKGKFDEFLDECGKLGFEAVEISDGSSDISLEKRKNAIGKAKDNGFVVLTEVGKKLPEKDKELTIEDRVKLINFDLDAGADYVIIEGRESGKGIGLFDKDGKVKEDELNVLAKNVDINKIIFEAPQKNQQVAFILKFGSSVNLANIAFDEVISLETLRRGLRGDTFGKI from the coding sequence ATGAGAGCATTTGAATTTTTATACAAAGATTTCGAAAGAGGGCTGACTGTTGTATTGGATAAAGGATTACCTCCAAAATATGTTGAAGATTATCTAAAAGTTTGTGGAGACTATATAGATTTTGTAAAGTTCGGATGGGGAACATCTGCAGTTATAAATAGGGATGTTATCAAAGAAAAAATCAACTATTACAAAGATTGGGATATTAAGGTTTATCCAGGAGGGACGTTATTTGAGTATGCGTATGTTAAAGGCAAATTTGATGAATTTTTAGATGAATGTGGAAAACTTGGATTTGAAGCTGTTGAAATCTCCGACGGTTCTTCAGATATAAGCTTAGAGAAAAGAAAAAATGCTATAGGGAAAGCTAAAGATAATGGATTTGTTGTATTAACTGAAGTTGGTAAAAAATTGCCAGAAAAGGACAAAGAATTAACTATAGAAGATAGAGTTAAATTAATAAACTTTGACTTAGATGCTGGAGCAGATTATGTTATTATTGAAGGTAGGGAGAGCGGTAAAGGTATAGGGTTGTTTGATAAAGATGGAAAGGTAAAAGAAGATGAGTTAAATGTATTAGCTAAAAATGTTGATATAAATAAAATTATTTTTGAAGCTCCTCAAAAAAATCAGCAGGTAGCTTTTATATTAAAATTTGGAAGTTCCGTTAATTTGGCAAATATTGCCTTTGATGAGGTTATAAGCTTAGAAACATTGAGGAGAGGGCTTAGAGGGGACACATTTGGAAAAATTTAG
- a CDS encoding MTH1187 family thiamine-binding protein produces MRKVVAEVSIIPMGKGASVSRYVKKAIEVFNKYELKVEPNAMGTVLEGDLDEILKAFKEAHSTVLNDVDRVVSTLKIDERKDKENTIERKLKAIGEL; encoded by the coding sequence ATGAGGAAAGTTGTTGCTGAGGTCTCCATAATCCCCATGGGTAAAGGAGCGAGCGTTTCAAGATATGTTAAAAAAGCCATTGAAGTTTTTAATAAATATGAGTTAAAGGTTGAACCGAATGCTATGGGAACCGTATTGGAAGGAGATTTGGATGAGATTTTAAAAGCTTTTAAAGAGGCACATTCAACAGTTTTGAACGATGTTGATAGAGTTGTTAGCACTTTAAAAATTGATGAAAGAAAAGATAAAGAGAATACAATTGAGAGAAAGTTAAAGGCAATTGGAGAGCTATAA
- the radB gene encoding DNA repair and recombination protein RadB codes for MLKEILLGNAEKGIITQIYGPPGVGKTNVCIINSINAVNFGKVIYMDTEGGLSIERIKQIAPDNYQKILENMIIYNVFDFYEQDKIIQKEIPLIANNASLIVVDNITSLYRLELSDEASKNIMLNKMLGNQVKTLLKLAKTYNLAVLITNQVRETVNGFEASGGRLLEYWSKCIVRLEKLNGDRLAILEKHLHAGEERVKFRIVERGIEIID; via the coding sequence ATGCTAAAGGAAATTTTATTAGGAAATGCTGAAAAAGGAATAATAACTCAGATTTACGGTCCTCCAGGAGTTGGAAAAACAAATGTATGTATTATAAACTCCATAAATGCTGTTAATTTTGGAAAAGTAATTTACATGGATACTGAGGGAGGGCTTTCAATAGAGAGGATTAAGCAAATAGCCCCGGATAACTACCAAAAAATATTGGAAAATATGATAATATACAACGTTTTTGATTTTTATGAGCAAGATAAGATAATACAAAAGGAGATTCCATTAATCGCCAATAACGCAAGTTTAATAGTTGTTGATAACATAACATCTTTGTATAGGTTGGAGTTGAGTGATGAGGCAAGTAAAAACATCATGCTCAATAAAATGCTCGGCAACCAAGTAAAGACCTTATTAAAGTTGGCTAAAACCTACAATTTAGCTGTTTTAATAACTAATCAGGTTAGGGAAACAGTTAATGGATTTGAGGCCTCTGGAGGGAGATTGTTGGAATATTGGAGTAAATGTATAGTAAGATTAGAAAAGCTTAATGGAGATAGGTTGGCTATATTGGAAAAACATTTACATGCTGGAGAGGAGAGGGTTAAGTTTAGAATAGTTGAAAGGGGGATTGAAATTATCGACTAA
- a CDS encoding 4Fe-4S dicluster domain-containing protein, translated as MIKKIELLKKIREFLILNLEIKKLMQDLNVDDDIYEAYEEVTKIVREPNIKLYRKYYDAIKEIFYEEYGKKRKDIPWYPKIDYEKCKNCKKCVSFCLRGVYDVENEKVVVKYPYSCIVNCNACSIMCCENNAIIFPDEKIPRVK; from the coding sequence TTGATAAAGAAAATTGAACTTTTAAAGAAAATAAGAGAATTTCTTATCTTAAATTTAGAAATAAAAAAACTTATGCAAGATTTAAATGTAGATGATGATATATATGAAGCTTATGAAGAAGTAACAAAAATCGTTAGAGAACCGAATATAAAACTCTATAGGAAATATTACGATGCAATAAAGGAAATATTTTATGAAGAATATGGTAAGAAAAGAAAAGATATTCCATGGTATCCAAAAATTGATTATGAAAAATGCAAAAATTGTAAAAAATGTGTTTCTTTTTGCCTAAGAGGAGTTTATGATGTAGAAAATGAAAAAGTTGTTGTTAAATATCCTTACAGCTGTATAGTTAATTGCAATGCCTGCTCCATAATGTGCTGTGAAAATAATGCCATAATATTCCCAGATGAAAAAATACCGCGTGTAAAATAA
- the pyrF gene encoding orotidine-5'-phosphate decarboxylase — MPKLMLALDVLDRDEALKIVEDVKDYVDAIKVGYPLVLSAGLKIVEEIKKLCNKEVICDFKVADIPATNEKIAKITLKYADGIIVHGFVGEDSVKAVQDVAKELNKKVIMVTEMSHPGAVQFMQPIADKLAEMAKKLKVDAIVAPSTRPERLKEIKEIAKLPVITPGVGAQGGKVEDIINILDENDYVIVGRAIYLSENPKEAAKKYKEMLNKG; from the coding sequence ATGCCAAAGTTAATGCTCGCCCTCGATGTTTTAGATAGAGATGAAGCTTTAAAGATAGTTGAAGATGTTAAAGATTACGTTGATGCCATAAAAGTTGGATATCCTTTAGTTTTATCTGCAGGATTAAAGATAGTGGAAGAAATAAAAAAACTCTGTAATAAAGAAGTTATTTGTGATTTTAAAGTGGCTGATATTCCAGCAACAAATGAAAAAATAGCAAAGATAACTCTAAAATATGCTGATGGAATAATAGTTCATGGCTTTGTTGGAGAAGATTCAGTTAAGGCAGTTCAAGATGTTGCCAAAGAGCTAAACAAAAAAGTAATAATGGTTACTGAAATGAGCCATCCTGGAGCTGTTCAATTTATGCAACCAATAGCTGATAAATTAGCTGAAATGGCTAAAAAGCTTAAAGTTGATGCTATTGTAGCTCCATCAACAAGACCTGAGAGGCTTAAAGAGATTAAAGAAATTGCAAAACTACCTGTAATAACTCCAGGAGTTGGAGCTCAGGGAGGAAAAGTTGAGGATATTATAAATATTTTGGATGAAAATGATTATGTAATTGTTGGAAGGGCAATATACCTATCAGAAAATCCTAAGGAAGCTGCCAAAAAGTATAAAGAAATGTTAAATAAGGGATAA
- a CDS encoding UPF0147 family protein, with amino-acid sequence MVFGSAASEKSPEEILKGVALMLDEIINDTTVPRNIRAAAEKAKEAVLKEGEEPIVRSATAIHILDEISNDPNMPLHTRTQIWSIVSELERVK; translated from the coding sequence ATGGTATTTGGTAGTGCAGCGAGTGAGAAATCACCTGAAGAAATATTAAAAGGAGTGGCATTAATGTTGGATGAGATAATTAACGATACAACAGTTCCAAGAAACATTAGGGCAGCTGCAGAAAAAGCTAAAGAAGCTGTTTTAAAAGAGGGGGAGGAGCCAATTGTTAGAAGTGCAACAGCAATCCATATTTTGGATGAGATTAGCAACGACCCAAACATGCCACTTCACACAAGAACACAAATATGGAGTATTGTTAGTGAGTTAGAGAGAGTTAAATAA
- the frhD gene encoding coenzyme F420-reducing hydrogenase, FrhD protein — MKKKKDILIVGCGNLLFGDDGFGCEVISRLEKMELPDNVEVIDAGASGAYYLMTLVDEDIKKVIVVDAIDFGLEPGTIKRIDVDELPNIKKYSFDAHNVPLAPFLKDLHDNGIEVVVIGCQGKEFTMPDIKPGLSEEVAKAVDKAIGMILEEIKK; from the coding sequence ATGAAAAAAAAGAAAGATATATTGATTGTGGGTTGTGGAAATTTATTGTTTGGAGATGATGGATTTGGATGTGAGGTTATAAGCAGATTGGAGAAGATGGAACTGCCAGATAACGTTGAAGTTATAGATGCAGGAGCAAGTGGAGCTTATTATTTGATGACATTGGTTGATGAAGATATAAAAAAGGTTATAGTTGTGGATGCCATTGATTTTGGTTTAGAGCCTGGAACAATAAAGAGAATAGATGTTGATGAACTTCCAAATATCAAAAAATATTCATTTGATGCCCACAATGTTCCATTGGCTCCATTTTTAAAGGATTTGCATGATAATGGAATAGAGGTTGTAGTTATCGGCTGTCAAGGAAAGGAATTTACAATGCCTGATATAAAGCCAGGGTTATCTGAAGAAGTTGCTAAAGCTGTAGATAAGGCAATAGGGATGATTTTAGAGGAGATAAAAAAGTAA